ATTACATAATTATACTTGTCATGCTTTTCATCGTAAATGTCAAGATAATGATAATGGAGGTTTCCGGACCATATaaagttgtattttttattcttttattttgatatttttaaacttttgatcatcctattttaaaaatcagttttttggtcttctattttaaaagtcaacatttttttatgatccTCATCTCATTTTAATGATGTGGCACTATAATTGTTGATGTGGCAAGAGTGattggaaaatattttttttccatgtcattagtttatatatttccatatatttttttaatgattaactaataaaattaaattaaataacattaGGGGGTAGGAAAAACCATTGAATTTAAAACATTCTTACAAGCTACATTGTACATGGACTTCGTTCCATTTTTGGCAAAATTTATTCAAGGTtgaatatccaaaaaaaaaaggaaagaaaagaaatgaacATTTCAAGCATTAGATTCATTCTTCAGCACTACTAAACTTAATATTCATAGTTTATTTACATTGTATTTAAATATCGTAACACtttaagccactagatttggtctagtgatgagaGATTTAAGTAGTATGTTATAGATCATgagttcgatccccagctcattgtaaacaaaaaaaaatcgtaaCACTCTCAATTTAAATACAGTGtatcttattaaaaaaagttagtaaaaTATACAAATGAAGCACAAAGGTGCAccttaaaacaaaacaattatatcaaaaaatttatgaaacaaAGGAACAAATTAAATTACCAATGTGGAATGTGAGATAGATAGCTAAACTAATTGAACCGATTGAGTTAAAGGTTAAAGGAGTTAGAAGTTTAGGATTCAAATCTTGACAAGGTgtaaaaaactaacataacattaacatactaaaaaaaattcattctaaAAAAAATCCATCAAACATTCTAGGAAATGATTTtccgcaaaaaaaaaaaaagaaattttgtgAAACAAATAATTTAAGGCTTTGCTTGGTAAAAAAATAGcagatagctgataagctagcttatagcggataacttataagctagcttttagcttatagcgaataagctagctgattgaatttgcagtgtttggtaaaattagcggttgaactaacttataagtatgaaatgacatgaaaaaaatatgtttaattcatattttattttttcaagtaagatggtagggataaaattggaagaaaaaaatgataagatataagctataagctcataaactacttgaaataacgtttaaaaaataagttataagctagcaaAATAAAGCTATAagcttttttcaaaaaactgttaccaaacagagcttttagcttataagctaaaaactagCTTATTGATCTTCCCAAATACAACCTAACTAGTTATCTGGTTTGAACATGCATCAACATTTAAACTCTAAGGATTAATATACTTGAGTGGTCATAAAGATTTAGTCCATGTATTTGGTCACACATATGtttataaaatgtaaaaagaaaaaaaataattaaatagtatgtattttttaaataattaaatgatataaatGTGATCAAATTGAATGACCAAATTCTTGTGACCATATATAGGTATTTTTTCTAAAACTCATAGGAAGATTTTGTCATACATTTTGGGTCTCACACAAGACTAATTTATAATATCtattgtgtaaaactattttacacaaTAATTCAAATAGAATTTCACtattatattaatttgttatatttttttcatcaaatatCGGAATAAACATAAAGGTGGTCAAAtagttttttctattttaagtTTGTTACTTTAAAATACAAATGAACATAcatttaaaactattttaattttaatttgtttggttTTCCAATTGCCTTATACTCTTTTTAGATTGATTTAATTCCTAATGTATATGATTTTTAATATAtcttagttattcaatgaatttgaaatatgaatacttgtttaaaattaaattaaatacaatatatatatatatagcttggTTTTTCTCATTCTAATGCAATAACCGGTGTACAAATCTTCTGTAGAATTAGCTAATACACAAGTGGTTTATTATGGCCATTGCACTGAAATCATTTTGCTTCTTACACTTGAAGAAACCTGAAACCGATTTTCCGGTCGGTTTTTCTTCCAAGAAAGCTACTATAATCTCAGTTAAAAGATACACTTCGATGTCTGCTAGTGCTATCAGAACCAGTGGAGCAGTTAGCATCTCTGAAACATTCAAAAAGCTGAAGAAACAAGGAAAAGTGAGTTCTCATGCATACATATATTATTCTTACTGTCTATGTTCCATGAAATGCATTGACACAGATATCAGACATGATACTGACACGtatacatataataatttgACAAATTGAAAGTAATTTGTTTGAATATAACCACATATGTCAGTGTCGTGTCTATGTCAGATACTAGATTTGTAGTGTCTTGAAATGATGATTTTCTAATAAGCTTATTTGTGTGAAGGTGGCATTAATTCCATATATCACAGCTGGTGATCCTGATCTTTCAACCACAGCAGAAGCATTGAAAGTTCTTGATTCATGTGGATCTGACATTATTGAGCTCGGTGTTCCTTACTCCGATCCTTTGGCAGATGGTCCTGTTATTCAGGCTGCTTCAACAAGATCTTTAGCAAGGGGGACCAATTTTGATTCAATTATTTCAATGCTGAAGGGGGTAAATTTTTGTGAAACTATTTTTATCAAGATGTCATTATATGTTTTGTGTGCATTGTTATCTAGTCAAAATGAATTTCTGTGACATTTTGTATGGTTGATTTTGCAGGTAGTTCCAGAATTATGTACTCCAATTGCATTGTTTACTTATTACAATCCAATACTGAAGCGTGGTACCGAGAAATTTATGTCCATTGTAAGAGACACCGGTGTTCATGGTAAGACTCAACTGAAGTAATACTTTGATAAATAAGTCGCTAACATTAACGATTAGTGGTTCAACGATTTTTCACACATCCGTCACAAAGTCTTTTAGCGGTCAATTTAGAGTCCAATTTGACAAAGTCGCTTAATTGGTCGCTACAGAGAACGAAATATACCTGTCACTAAATACGTCGCAATATGTATACAGGACTTGTAGTCCCTGATGTTCCTCTGGAAGAGACAGAAATTTTAAGgacagaagctaagaagaagggAATTGAACTGGTACTACTCACAACACCTACCACACCGGAATACCGAATGAAAGCCATTGTTGATGGCGCGGAAGGATTCGTGTATCTTGTAAGAGCTTTTGTCAATTATGCTTACTTCAATTATTTAGTTCATTTTGTCATAATAATCTGTTGATTATATAGGTGAGCTCTTTGGGGGTCACCGGAACACGAGCATCAATTAGTGGTAGAGTTCAAGCTCTTCTGCAGGAAATCAAAGAGGTTTATCTCTattcattctttaaaataatttgGATTCAGGAAATGGAAGTCATTAGATGAAGATTAAACGgctaaaattcaaaatttatattttaaatccaATTTACCGAGTTAAAAAGTTCATTTGATCTTCATCCAACGACTCTGAATCATAATTTAATTAGTGAATCTTAATACTTAAGTTCTTTATTCGCGTATTAAATGACAATAGATTGTCTTAAACACAAATCCAGCTCAAATTCGGTTAGTGAATCTTAATACTtatgttcttcatttttttttttaatcttgaaATTAAGTCAACAACTAAGCCAGTGGCAGTAGGATTTGGGATATCAACAGCTGAGCAAGTAAAGCAGgtaataatttttctaatagtCAAATATTAGTCATTCGCATATTATATTCGTAGTCACAACTTAAACTCGAGGCCTTATTTTTCAAACTCGTTCGAGTGTTATAGTTCAACCACTTGAGCTACCCAGCACAGACATTTGGTTAAATAATCGGTTAATCAAATAATTTGTTACAGGTTGCGGGATGGGGAGCTGATGGTGTGATTGTTGGAAGTGCTATGGTGAAGTTGCTTGGTGAAGCCAAAACTCCTGAAGAGGGATTGAAAGAACTGGAAAATTTCACTCTCTCCTTAAGATCAGCACTTGATTGAAATTATGTCTGGAAGAGCACAAACTTCTACTAGTTGTTATCTTAATGAATAAGGATTGAATAAAGATTGTGTTCAATTATgacatgatattttttatattcaaataaaatattagatttgTCTGCTTTCTCTGCtgagtttctaccaaaattgTTCTGTCAAccctttaaatttaaataagtgtAGGATTGATCAAATTTTTGGAAACTTGGATGTTTTGGATGATAATCTTTGCACATTGTGGAATACTTTCACACTTAGTTATTTTTGGATAAGTCTTTGAAGTACATGGTCAATGTCATTAAACTAAACTATCTTGACTTGCTGCATATAATAAATAACATGATTAAAATCAAAGTTTGGGGGAAAGCTAGATTAAGTGAATGAAATGACTTGATTAAATAAGGCATTACATggtaatatataaaaaataaatagactaAGTAACTATGTAAGGATCATAAAGTGACTCTGGTTGTCAGTACGAAACAATTCATAAACATCAATGCAATAAATACTTTTACACAGACTTTTCTTTCCAAAGCATCATCTCAGGACAGGTAATGATTTAAGTTTAAGAGCATAATGACTCGCTTTCAGTGAGATTTTTAGGTCTTTGATACTTGAATTGTTCTCTGTCAACAAAGTGACTTCACATTCTATGTATTGAGAGTCTTGACACCTAATTTCATACAACCAAAAATTGCACTCTTTCATAAGCAAATTATTAATGTACATAATTAGTGTCAAGATGCAGTTTTTATTAACTGTCAAAAACTGTCAAGATACAGTTATTAGTAgttttgttattctctttgatttgttgataggagtatatatatatgagcaCTTGCTCTTGTACTTGTAACAATCAGTTTTCTATTCTGATTAATAATGAAAAGtcctttccttttctttcattCTGTCAAcattaacatggtatcagagcattaAAGCTCTGGTAGCCATCGTTCTTCCTACTTCTTCTATTCAATTATAAAACTCCTGTGATATATCTTTCAATTATGGCTACCACAAATTATTCTGATTTCTCAACAAATTCCGCAAACCCTTACTATTTGCATCCAAACGAAAATCCGGCTTTGATTCTTGTCTCTCCGCCTCTGGATCACAAGAATTATCATACATGGACGAGATCCATGAACATTGCATTGATTTCGAAGAACAAGGATAAGTTCATCGATGGTAGTTTTCCCAAACCTTCGATCACTGATCCTCTCTATGGTCCATGGATTCGCTGCAACACTATGGTTTTGGCTTGGATTCATCGATCTATCTCTGATTCTATTGCGCGCTCCGTTTTATGGATCGATACGGCAGCCAGAGTTTGGAAAAATCTCAGAATTAGGTTTTCGCAAGGAGACATTTTTCGTATTTCTGATATTCAGGAAGAACTTTACAAATTTCGTCAAGGTACTCTTGATATTTCTGATTACTTTACTCAATTGAAAGTTTTATGGGATGAATTGGAAAATTATAGACCTGTTCCTCACTGTAAGTGTTCAATTGCGTGTACTTGTGGAGCAATTGATTCCATCAACATTTATCGTCAGCAAGATTATGTCATTAGATTTCTTAAGGGATTAAATGACAAGTTTTCTCATACAAAATCTCAAATAATGTTGATGAACCCTTTACCTGACATAGATACTGTTTTCTCAATGTTAATTCAACAAGAGAGGGAAATTGGAAATTCTGTGATTGATTCAATTGTCAATGATGCTCCTGATAAGAATTCTTCTAATGTTTTTTTGGCCAATTCATCTTATGGTAATTTCCATGGTAAATACAATTCCAAAGGTAAAGGTCAACATTCTGGTTCAAAAGGCGGTAATCGTTTTTGTACACATTGCCAAGGCACAAATCACATAGTTGAAAATTGTTGGATCAAACATGGTTATCCTATTGGGTATAAGGGTAAAGGCAAGAATTCATTCCAATCAACACAAGCAAATAGTGCAGCGGTCCCTAATTCTTCTATGCAATTAGATTCTACTATACTT
This genomic interval from Trifolium pratense cultivar HEN17-A07 linkage group LG6, ARS_RC_1.1, whole genome shotgun sequence contains the following:
- the LOC123889999 gene encoding tryptophan synthase alpha chain-like gives rise to the protein MAIALKSFCFLHLKKPETDFPVGFSSKKATIISVKRYTSMSASAIRTSGAVSISETFKKLKKQGKVALIPYITAGDPDLSTTAEALKVLDSCGSDIIELGVPYSDPLADGPVIQAASTRSLARGTNFDSIISMLKGVVPELCTPIALFTYYNPILKRGTEKFMSIVRDTGVHGLVVPDVPLEETEILRTEAKKKGIELVLLTTPTTPEYRMKAIVDGAEGFVYLVSSLGVTGTRASISGRVQALLQEIKESTTKPVAVGFGISTAEQVKQVAGWGADGVIVGSAMVKLLGEAKTPEEGLKELENFTLSLRSALD